The genomic window TCAGACCGTGCTCTCGAAGCAACAGACCAACCGCCGTAGCCATAGTATCTTCCCCAGTGCCGTAGAGACTGCTGCCGATAGCTTCCCTGATCATCTGATCAACAAGGACAAACAGACTGTCGGTTTCCTCTTCACTGGTACCGATGGCGGTCAAGTTCAGGTGGACTTCCGGAAAAACCGGATAATAGCCCAGTCTGATCATGGAGTTATGAGCCTCCAGGTGACTGACCCGATGATTGACTTCAGACTCCGGCATTCCGAAGATCCGGTAGAGAAGTTGACGCACAAAGCGACGCTCCTCCTGCTGCCAAGCGGCCAACCGAGGAATGACGCTATCGGTCAACAGCTCCTTCATCTCATGAGGGACACCAGGGAGGAAAAAAATTGGTTTCCCGGCATGGACCAGAAAGTACCCTGCCATACTGGCTTCAGGTTTCAAGACTTCAGCCCCGGCCGGCAGCCAGGCCAATTTTTCCAAACTCACGCCACGGCTGCGCAGATCCCCGGTTGCCTTACTGTCTACAAGATAGGCCTCAATCTTAACTAAGATTTCCGGATGAAGTGTTGCAGGGCGGTTCAGCGCTGATGCCACAGCCTCATTGGTCAGATCATCGCTGGTCGGCCCCAGGCCCCCGGTAACGATGACGAAATCGGCACGATCCAGGGCCTTGGTCAAGGCAGAACCAATCAATTCCGGCGAATCACCGATTGTGGCCATGGCCACAATCTCATGCCCTACGGCAAACAGATGGTGGGCAGCAAAATGGCTGGTCATGTTTAAGATTCGGCCCGAGGTCAGCTCGTCACCAATAGCTATTATTTCTCCACGCATTGCTCTATGAAAATAACGTTAAAGTATCTGAATCCAAACCCTAAAATCAACCTCACGGCTCTTCCCGACGGTTATGCAAGGCTGTGGTCAAAAATGCGGTCAACGCCCTCTGCTCCTCCGCCGTGCCTATAAAGGGGGGCATATACGGGTATCCCCGGCCCATGCTGCCAAGAATCATATCCAACTCCCTTACCCCGAGCTGTTCGGTTCGCGGCAGAATATTGTTCATTGGCCCGCCAATGGAGTGACACGACAGGCAGAGAGTCATGAACAGTTCCTTGCCCACCAGGACACGATTGCTATCGGTTATAGGCCGCTGTTCCACCCAACGCGCCGCCTTGATAACGCCTGTCTGAGCCAGGGAGGATATATCTTTCTTGAAAATCGAGTTGGCGTACATATGGTCGCGGATAATATACGGCCGCCGGCCGCCCTCCCGAATGAACTCAAAGGCCCCGAGGTAGCAGAAGCCGATTAACAGCATGACCACGGCAAACACTCGATTGACACCTGCCGGCATCCGGATAGCCATGATCAAACCGCCAAGAACAATCAAGGGCGAGCAGATCGCAAAAAGGCGAATATACTGGGTAAGAAACGGCATGCGGTGAAAAATCATCTCCCCCACCTCAGGCGGCAGGGCCGACGCGTACCACCAGGCAGCACCAAGCAGCAACACGACAGGCACCAGGAGCCAGGTAGCACAATATCGCATCAGGGAGTGACGCACAAACACCTCTTTGACCGTGCAGGCAGTCAAAAACCCGAACAACCCGGCAAGGATCAACGAGAGAAAGGTCCGGAAAAAGAGCGCCGGCCAGAAGGTGGGGTTAAAAAAACCGTCCCAGAACGAACCGGTTTGCAACCAGGCGCCGGGCGTGAGCATGAAATCGATGATACCACTGACAAAAAAGAGTGACAACCAGGCGCTTACGGCATAGATCCAGCCAACTCGCAGATGATCACGCTCAGTGAGCCGGTCAAAGGTATAGGTGTAAATAAAGATGGAAATAATCTCCACCAGAAAGAACAGCCACTCGATAGCCCAAGCAAAAACAAAGTTGTGAATCAGGGTCGAAGTGGCAGCAGGACTGAGCAGGGAAATGGTAAACCAGATGCCGATTCCGGTCAGGCTGCCCAACACCATGGTCAAAACCAGAAAAAAGCGCGCATGGCGCTGTACATACTCAAGGATCTGCCGGTTGTTCTCTCGCCGCCCCTTGATCTCGGTCAAAACCAGAAAGAGTCCGCCACCGACGGCAAACTGGGCGATAAAAACATGGATCGTGGCAATCAGGGCGATCAGGAGGCCGCCTCCGGCAAAGTCAAGTTGCCAAACTGGATAGTTCATGACCGCACCTCCTTATCCCGCCGCCACACGGTTAACAGCATCCACCGAATCAGCAAGCCGGCGCCTACGAGCACAAGCAGAAAAAGCGCCAACGGAGAATACTGGGACGCAACCGGCAGGTCGCCGAGCCGGAAATAGGGCTTAAGAGTAGCGATTCGCAAAAGATCGCGATCCAAGGTCATCAAAAAGACGGTCGCCAGCGCCCATGCCACGGTCGGCGCAACTCGGTAAGATTGGGCATTGACCAAGGCCTTGATCGTAGTGACCACCGACCCGGCCAAGAGGAGCAAAAACATACTCCCGATCAGGGTAGACGGATCATGAGTAGCCAAGGGCAGGCTACCGAAGAACCAAACCCCAATCCCGAAATTGACAATGGTCGCCAAAGAAAACCACTGACATCCGTACCGAATCCAACTCCCGCCCCCTGTATCACCCCGACGCTGTCGGATCTCAAAAAAGACGGCGATGGCCAGCCCCCCCATGGCCAGACCAGAGGCGACAAAATGCAGATACCGAGGCACAAG from Desulfobulbaceae bacterium includes these protein-coding regions:
- a CDS encoding CinA family nicotinamide mononucleotide deamidase-related protein yields the protein MRGEIIAIGDELTSGRILNMTSHFAAHHLFAVGHEIVAMATIGDSPELIGSALTKALDRADFVIVTGGLGPTSDDLTNEAVASALNRPATLHPEILVKIEAYLVDSKATGDLRSRGVSLEKLAWLPAGAEVLKPEASMAGYFLVHAGKPIFFLPGVPHEMKELLTDSVIPRLAAWQQEERRFVRQLLYRIFGMPESEVNHRVSHLEAHNSMIRLGYYPVFPEVHLNLTAIGTSEEETDSLFVLVDQMIREAIGSSLYGTGEDTMATAVGLLLREHGLTLALAESCTGGLISHLVTTVPGSSGYYLGGVCAYSNAMKIKFLAVDPELLARHGAVSGEVAEAMVRGVCQATGADLGVSVTGIAGPDGGRAEKPVGTVFFGIAWKGAVSHCRRIFSGKREEIQCLSAQTGLDLIRRKLLEEKYSLE
- a CDS encoding cytochrome C: MNYPVWQLDFAGGGLLIALIATIHVFIAQFAVGGGLFLVLTEIKGRRENNRQILEYVQRHARFFLVLTMVLGSLTGIGIWFTISLLSPAATSTLIHNFVFAWAIEWLFFLVEIISIFIYTYTFDRLTERDHLRVGWIYAVSAWLSLFFVSGIIDFMLTPGAWLQTGSFWDGFFNPTFWPALFFRTFLSLILAGLFGFLTACTVKEVFVRHSLMRYCATWLLVPVVLLLGAAWWYASALPPEVGEMIFHRMPFLTQYIRLFAICSPLIVLGGLIMAIRMPAGVNRVFAVVMLLIGFCYLGAFEFIREGGRRPYIIRDHMYANSIFKKDISSLAQTGVIKAARWVEQRPITDSNRVLVGKELFMTLCLSCHSIGGPMNNILPRTEQLGVRELDMILGSMGRGYPYMPPFIGTAEEQRALTAFLTTALHNRREEP